The Halichoerus grypus chromosome 14, mHalGry1.hap1.1, whole genome shotgun sequence genome contains a region encoding:
- the DNAI1 gene encoding dynein axonemal intermediate chain 1: protein MPQKQPPRRQSFSVGRGTRRRDEDSGTDVGEGADEWAQSKATVRPPDQLELTDAELKEEFTRILTANNPHAPHNIVRYSFKEGTYKLIGIVNQLAVHFSQVGNLVPKDSDEGRRQHYRDELAAGSQESTKVVISETEILEEEEPKEAEAETEAGSQTDMPVAEAAAKVTEEELMTHKQPKERKLTNQFNFSERASQTLNNPLRDRECQMEPPPRTNFSATANQWEIYDAYVEELEKQEKTKEKEKAKTPVAKKMGKMTMRKMTSMESQSDDITKVTQAAKIVERMVNQNTYDDVAQDFKYYEDAADEYRDQEGTLLPLWKFQNDKAKRLAVTALCWNPKYNDLFAVGHGSYNFMKQSRGMLLLYSMKNPSFPEYIFSSESGIMCLDMHADHPYLVVVGHYDGNVAIYNLKKPHSQPSFRSSAKSGKHTDPVWQVRWQKDDMDNNLNFFSVSSDGRIVSWTLLKSELVHTDVIKLKADGNTTDGLDGLQLHTVGCGTAFDFHKEIDYMFLVGTEEGKIYKCSKSYSSKFLDTYDAHNMAVDAVSWNPYHTKVFMSCSSDWTVKIWDHTIKTPMFIYDLNSAVGDVAWAPYSSTVFAAVTTNGKTHVFDLSINKYEAICNQPVVAKKKNKITHVQFNPIHPIIIVGDDRGHVICLKLSPNLRKMPKEKKGQEVQKGPAVEIAKLDKLLNLVREVKTKT, encoded by the exons GATGAAGATTCAGGGACCGATGTGGGAGAAGGAGCAGATGAATGGGCCCAGTCCAAAGCCACAGTTAGACCCCCTGACCAGCTGGAGTTGACTGATGCG GAGCTAAAGGAGGAGTTCACCCGCATTCTGACAGCCAACAACCCACATGCACCCCACAACATCGTCAGGTACAGCTTCAAA GAAGGCACATATAAGCTTATTGGCATTGTGAACCAACTGGCAGTTCACTTCAGCCAGGTTGGGAACCTGGTCCCCAAAGACTCGGATGAAGGACGGCGGCAGCACTACCGTGATGAGTTAGCAGCAG GTTCTCAGGAGTCCACCAAGGTGGTGATTTCAGAAACCGAAATCCTTGAAGAAGAAGAGCCTAAGGAAGCAGAAGCTGAAACTGAAGCTGGGAGTCAAACAGATATGCCTGTAGCTGAG GCAGCTGCAAAAGTGACTGAAGAAGAATTGATGACTCATAAGCAGCCCAAGGAGCGAAAGCTCACCAACCAGTTCAACTTCAGTGAGAGGGCCTCACAGACCTTAAACAACCCTCTCCGG GACCGAGAATGCCAGATGGAGCCTCCTCCCAGGACAAACTTTTCAGCCACAGCCAATCAG TGGGAGATCTACGATGCCTATGTAGAGGAGCTTGAGAAGCAGGAAAAgaccaaagagaaagagaaggcaaagACGCCAGTGGCTAAAAAAATGGGGAAGATGACCATGAGGAAGATGACATCTATGGAGTCCCAG AGTGATGACATCACCAAAGTGACTCAGGCCGCTAAAATTGTGGAGCGGATGGTCAACCAGAACACATACGATGATGTTGCTCAAG attttaagtaCTACGAGGATGCCGCCGACGAATACCGAGACCAGGAGGGTACgctgctgccactctggaagttcCAAAACGACAAAGCCAAGCGCCTGGCTGTCACCGCCCTCTGCTG GAATCCAAAGTACAATGACCTGTTTGCGGTGGGACATGGCTCCT ACAACTTCATGAAGCAGAGCCGGGGCATGTTGCTGCTCTACAGCATGAAGAACCCCAGCTTCCCCGAGTATATCTTCAGCAGCGAGAGTGGCATCATGTGTCTCGACATGCACGCGGACCACCCCTACCTGGTGGTGGTGGGCCACTACGACGGTAACGTGGCCATTTACAACCTCAAGAAGCCCCACTCCCAGCCTTCCTTCCGCAGCTCAGCCAAGTCTGGCAAGCACACGGACCCTGTGTGGCAG GTCAGGTGGCAGAAGGATGACATGGACAACAACCTCAACTTCTTCTCTGTGTCATCTGATGGCAGGATTGTGTCTTGGACGCTCTTGAAG AGCGAGCTGGTTCACACAGATGTCATCAAGCTGAAGGCGGACGGCAACACCACGGATGGTCTCGATGGGTTGCAGCTACACACAGTGG GCTGTGGCACCGCCTTTGACTTCCACAAAGAGATTGACTATATGTTCCTAGtgggcacagaggaggggaaGATCTACAAG TGCTCTAAATCTTACTCCAGCAAATTCCTCGACACCTATGATGCCCACAACATGGCAGTGGACGCTGTGTCCTGGAACCCATACCACACCAAGGTCTTCATGTCCTGCAGCTCTGACTGGACCGTGAAGATCTGGGACCACACCATCAA GACTCCGATGTTCATCTATGATCTAAATTCAGCTGTGGGCGATGTGGCCTGGGCACCTTACTCTTCTACTGTGTTTGCAGCAGTCACCACCAATGGGAAG ACCCATGTGTTTGACTTGTCCATCAACAAGTATGAGGCCATCTGCAACCAGCCCGTGGTGgccaaaaagaagaacaagatcACCCATGTGCAGTTCAATCCTATCCACCCCATCATCATTGTGGGTGATGACCGTGGGCACGTCATTTGCCTCAAGCTCTCACCCAACTTGCGCAAGATGCCAAAG